TGCCCGTCCCGCCCTCGAGCAGCGCCACCGCCGCATCCAGCCGCGCATCGCCGCCGGTCAACGCCACGATGGCGTCGGCCTTCAGGGCCTGCGTCGGCCGCGTCGGCAAGGTCCCGACGAACAGCGCGAAGCCCGCGACATAGAGCACGACGAGCGCCACGACGATCAGCAACACTTTCCGCATGCGCGCGATTCCAGCTCCTCGGGCTCAGGATAGCGTTAGCCGGGAATCCGGGCAAAAAGCGGGCGGTCGTCTCAATATATCTCCCGCACCGCCGCCAGAACCGAGAGCCGCGCCGTCGCCCAGGCGATCAGCGTCGCGATCGCCGGCACCGCGGCGAGCCAGGCGGCTTCGGTAAGTTTTAATGCGATCGGCGGCAGGAACGGCACCGCCTCCAGTCCCGCGAACTCCAATCCGCCCGCGGCGAGGAACAGCGCGGCCGCGGCCAGCGCCCCCACCGCACTGGCGCCGAATGCGGCCAGCGCGTAATGCCGTTCGAAGGCGCGGGAAATGAACCAGGCATGCGCGCCCATCTGGTGCAGCAGCGCGACCATGTCGTGCTGCGCCTCCAGCCCAGCGCGCGTCGCGAAGGCGACGATGGAGGCGGTGGCGATCGCGATCAGAAACAGGATGCCATAGGCGCTGAACACGATGGTGTCGGCGAGGCTCTTGAGCCGCGCGATCCAGTGCCCGTGATCGTCGAGCTGCGCGTCCGGCGCCACCGCCCTCAGCTGCGCGCCCAGCGCTGCGAGGTCGACCCGCGCGCCCGGCACGATGGTCGCGTCGATCAGCCGGGGCAGCGGCAGTTCGGCGACCAGCGCGCCCTTGCCGAGCCAGGGCTCGACCAGGCTCTGCATCTCGTCCTCCGACAGCGGCGCGGCATGCGCGATGCCGGGCGCGGCGCGCAGCACGGCGAGGGCGGCATCGGCCTCGCGCCCCATGGTGGCGTTCGCATCGCCCTGCGCCGGCACCAGGATCTGCACCGTCAGCCGGTCCGACAAGCCTTCGCGCCAGCCCGCCGAAGCGCGCTCCGCGACCAGCGAGGCGCCGAGCGCCAGGGCGGCGAGGAAGGCCATCACGCCGATCACCACGTCCAGCGGCGCTGCGCCCTTCTCGCGCGGCAACAGGCGGCCCGACCGCGTCATGTCCGCACCCCGCGCAGCTGCACCAGCCGTCCATCCACCAGCCGCATCTCATGCGCCTTGGTGCTCTCGATCAGGGCCCGGTCATGGGTCGCGATCAGCACCGTCGTGCCCAGCCGGTTGAGCTCGCCGAACAGGCGGATCAGCCGCGCTCCGATCTCGGGATCGACATTGCCGGTCGGCTCGTCGGCGATCAGCAGGTCCGGCCGCGCCACCACGGCACGCGCGATCGCGATGCGCTGCTGCTCGCCGCCCGACAGCGTCGCGGGCTTGGCCTGCATCCGGTCGCCCAGCCCGACCCAGGAGAGGAGCTCCTCGACGTCATGCTCATAGTCGTGCCGGCCCGCCAGGCGCAGCGGCAGGGCGACGTTGTCGAAGGCGGAGAGGTGCGACAGCAGGCGGAAGTCCTGGAACACCACGCCGATCCGCCGCCGCATGGCGGGAAAGTCGCGCCGCCGCGCGGTCGCCATGTCGTTGCCGAACAGGGTGATCAGCCCGCGCGAAGGCGGCTCGGCCAGATAGATGAGCTTGAGCAGCGTCGTCTTGCCCGCGCCGGACAACCCGGTCAGGAAGGTGAACGAGCCGGCTTCCAGCAGGAAGGTGACGTCGCGCAGCACTTCCGGCCCGGCGCCGTAGCGCATGCCGACATTTTCGAAGCGAACCATGGGATTGGACCATAGAGTGCGATCATCCCGAGTGGAATCCGGCTGGGGCGCCGATTGCGTGACAAATCGAGGACGCCCGCGCGCCTTGCGAGGGCCGTGTCCTTAAAGGTATTTTTGCCTTAAGCGGAGACACTCCCCGGATGATCCTGACCTGCCCACAATGCGAGACGCGCTACAACGCGGACGCGTCCAAGT
The nucleotide sequence above comes from Rhizomicrobium sp.. Encoded proteins:
- the ftsE gene encoding cell division ATP-binding protein FtsE, producing the protein MVRFENVGMRYGAGPEVLRDVTFLLEAGSFTFLTGLSGAGKTTLLKLIYLAEPPSRGLITLFGNDMATARRRDFPAMRRRIGVVFQDFRLLSHLSAFDNVALPLRLAGRHDYEHDVEELLSWVGLGDRMQAKPATLSGGEQQRIAIARAVVARPDLLIADEPTGNVDPEIGARLIRLFGELNRLGTTVLIATHDRALIESTKAHEMRLVDGRLVQLRGVRT